One Micromonospora craniellae genomic region harbors:
- a CDS encoding polysaccharide pyruvyl transferase family protein: MHQRILMRARKGPFDVNSPEETFERNLIGENAGNLVFSHAANKLLATRTATITPNGFTVNMRDSDRINEEYDVFVVPLANAFRRSYAHRLDAMSRLIERLKIPVVVLGVGVQTNVDGDREYLRPIDDQVSRFCRAVLDRSPSIGVRGEITADYLRTIGFSNVDVIGCPSMFLHGDTLPVDKRKTFIGPYDRIALTVSPYVKSMAQIIKTHHQRYENLRYIPQDLKTLGTLLFGDAPEDRGKSGEIPIHTTHPLFTEDKVRMFVDPWTWIDYLSGFDFNFGTRIHGTIVSLLAGTPGFLFAHDSRTLELARYFEIPHRVMRDVPADVDAAQLYDEADYSGMVNGHKQRYDTMLQFLNKHNLGNSFSDGDSAAVFDATRQATAFPPAVRPALATSPEVLVKRIEWLRDQEAALRDQAQTTARPERIRTRIKKAVPGSVRRMLNR; this comes from the coding sequence GGTCTTCAGTCACGCCGCGAACAAGCTGCTGGCCACCCGTACCGCCACCATCACCCCCAACGGCTTCACCGTCAACATGCGGGACAGCGACCGGATCAACGAGGAGTACGACGTCTTCGTGGTCCCGCTGGCAAACGCGTTCCGGCGCAGCTACGCCCACCGGCTCGACGCGATGAGCCGGCTGATCGAGCGGCTGAAGATTCCGGTCGTGGTGCTCGGGGTGGGTGTGCAGACGAACGTCGACGGTGACCGGGAATACCTGCGGCCGATCGACGATCAGGTCAGCCGCTTCTGCCGGGCCGTCCTCGACCGTTCGCCGAGCATCGGCGTCCGGGGTGAGATCACCGCCGACTACCTGCGGACGATCGGCTTCTCCAACGTCGACGTGATCGGCTGCCCGTCGATGTTCCTGCACGGCGACACCCTGCCAGTGGACAAGCGCAAGACGTTCATCGGCCCGTACGACCGGATCGCGCTGACCGTCTCGCCGTACGTCAAGTCGATGGCTCAGATCATCAAGACGCACCACCAGCGCTACGAGAACCTGCGCTACATCCCGCAGGACCTCAAGACGCTGGGCACCCTGCTCTTCGGCGACGCTCCCGAGGACCGTGGCAAGAGCGGCGAGATCCCGATCCACACCACGCACCCGCTGTTCACCGAGGACAAGGTGCGGATGTTCGTCGACCCGTGGACCTGGATCGACTACCTCTCCGGGTTCGACTTCAACTTCGGCACCCGCATCCACGGCACCATCGTCTCGCTGCTCGCCGGTACGCCGGGCTTCCTCTTCGCGCACGACTCGCGCACCCTGGAACTGGCCCGTTACTTCGAGATCCCGCACCGGGTGATGCGGGACGTGCCGGCCGACGTGGACGCGGCCCAGCTCTACGACGAGGCCGACTACTCGGGCATGGTCAACGGCCACAAGCAGCGGTACGACACCATGCTCCAGTTCCTGAACAAGCACAATCTGGGCAACTCCTTCAGCGACGGCGACAGCGCGGCGGTGTTCGACGCCACCAGGCAGGCGACCGCCTTCCCGCCGGCCGTTCGCCCGGCGCTGGCCACCTCGCCCGAGGTGCTGGTCAAGCGCATCGAGTGGCTGCGCGACCAGGAGGCCGCACTCCGCGATCAGGCCCAGACGACGGCTCGGCCGGAGCGGATCCGCACCCGGATCAAGAAGGCGGTCCCCGGCTCGGTGCGCCGCATGCTCAACCGTTAG
- a CDS encoding glycosyltransferase, producing the protein MRDDIPADQTAEVELVAVDDASPDRCGELLRAYAAEHPDVRVRHLETNVGVGTANCST; encoded by the coding sequence ATCCGCGACGACATTCCGGCCGACCAGACGGCGGAGGTGGAACTGGTCGCGGTGGACGACGCGTCGCCGGACCGGTGCGGTGAGCTGCTGCGCGCGTACGCGGCCGAGCATCCGGACGTACGCGTGCGGCACCTGGAGACCAACGTCGGCGTTGGCACAGCGAACTGTTCGACCTGA